GGAAAGATGTCACTTGATTTAGATCTTGAATCTCTAAGACACGGCAAAGAATTGGTCAAGAGAGGATTTGCTAGGATGCAAAAAGGAGGTGTAATAATGGACGTTGTAAACGCTGAGCAGGCTGCGATAGCCGAGAATGCAGGAGCAGTTTCGGTAA
This genomic interval from Candidatus Poseidoniia archaeon contains the following:
- a CDS encoding pyridoxal 5'-phosphate synthase lyase subunit PdxS — encoded protein: MSLDLDLESLRHGKELVKRGFARMQKGGVIMDVVNAEQAAIAENAGAVSVMALERVPADIRSDGGVARMSDPTMIKEIIDFTTIPVMAKCRIGHAAEARV